Proteins encoded in a region of the Saccharothrix ecbatanensis genome:
- a CDS encoding sigma-70 family RNA polymerase sigma factor, whose amino-acid sequence MIDLVASARAGDGEAFRELTEPYRRELQVHCYRMLGSLHDAEDALQDTLLAAWQGIGRFEGRASIRTWLYRIATNRCLNARRSASRRPARWDMPGVDVPEPTRLGEVGWLEPYPDVLLEGAMPLGPEARYEQTEAISLAFVTALQVLPPRQVAVLVLRDVLGFHASEVAEMLDSTVDSVNSALKRARAGLRHLPSEPSEREPAPGSTSEQALVERFVRAYESGEPAALVALLTDDVFISMPPIPLEYEGRDAAARLFTDIFRSGRRVDLVPTRANGQPAFGAYLRASTGVRPGAGLFVLTLAGNRIRAFTRFESTVFPWFGLPHSLPER is encoded by the coding sequence GTGATCGACCTGGTCGCGTCGGCGCGGGCCGGGGACGGTGAGGCGTTCCGGGAGCTGACCGAGCCGTACCGCCGGGAGTTGCAGGTGCACTGCTACCGGATGCTCGGCTCCCTGCACGACGCCGAGGACGCCTTGCAGGACACGCTGCTGGCCGCGTGGCAGGGGATCGGACGGTTCGAGGGCCGCGCCTCGATTCGCACCTGGCTCTACCGGATCGCCACCAACAGGTGCCTCAACGCCCGTCGGTCGGCGAGCCGGAGGCCGGCCCGGTGGGACATGCCCGGCGTCGACGTCCCCGAGCCGACCCGGCTGGGTGAAGTCGGCTGGCTGGAGCCGTACCCCGACGTGCTGCTCGAAGGTGCGATGCCGCTCGGTCCGGAGGCCCGGTACGAGCAGACCGAGGCCATCTCCCTGGCCTTCGTGACGGCTCTCCAGGTCCTGCCGCCCCGCCAGGTCGCGGTGCTCGTCCTGCGTGACGTGCTCGGCTTCCACGCGAGCGAGGTGGCCGAGATGCTCGACTCGACCGTCGACTCGGTCAACAGCGCGCTCAAACGGGCCCGCGCGGGCCTGCGACACCTGCCGTCCGAACCGTCCGAACGTGAACCGGCTCCGGGCTCGACGTCCGAGCAGGCGCTCGTGGAGCGGTTCGTCCGCGCCTACGAGTCCGGGGAACCCGCCGCGCTCGTCGCCCTGCTCACCGACGACGTCTTCATCTCCATGCCGCCGATCCCGCTCGAGTACGAGGGGCGCGACGCGGCGGCCCGCCTGTTCACCGACATCTTCCGTTCGGGTCGGAGGGTCGACCTGGTGCCGACGCGTGCCAACGGCCAACCCGCGTTCGGCGCGTACCTGCGTGCGTCCACCGGGGTTCGCCCGGGAGCGGGATTGTTCGTCCTCACCCTTGCCGGCAACCGAATCCGCGCCTTCACCCGCTTCGAGAGCACCGTGTTCCCGTGGTTCGGGCTGCCTCACTCGCTTCCCGAACGGTAG